In the Malania oleifera isolate guangnan ecotype guangnan chromosome 1, ASM2987363v1, whole genome shotgun sequence genome, one interval contains:
- the LOC131167470 gene encoding nuclear transcription factor Y subunit B-3-like, with translation MADSDNESGGGAHNSNNTNNNELSPREQDRFLPIANVSRIMKKALPANAKISKDAKETVQECVSEFISFVTGEASDKCQREKRKTINGDDLLWAMTTLGFEDYVEPLKIYLQRFRETEGEKGAVGRTAEKDGGAASSGGSGGVVNSEMYGGMTSSVMMMGHHYHHQQQQQQQQHQHQHQHQHQGHAYGSGAFHQMAVGGGTSGPGKGVSAHPGSGGPVTGRQR, from the coding sequence ATGGCAGATTCCGACAACGAGTCCGGCGGCGGAGCTCACAACAGCAACAACACTAACAACAACGAGCTTTCTCCGCGGGAGCAGGACCGCTTCCTGCCTATCGCGAACGTGAGCCGGATCATGAAGAAGGCGCTCCCCGCGAACGCGAAGATCTCAAAAGACGCCAAAGAGACCGTGCAGGAGTGCGTGTCGGAGTTCATCAGCTTCGTCACCGGCGAGGCCTCCGACAAGTGCCAGAGAGAGAAACGAAAGACGATCAACGGCGACGACCTGCTCTGGGCCATGACCACGCTAGGGTTCGAGGACTACGTCGAGCCCTTGAAGATATACCTCCAGAGGTTCCGCGAGACGGAAGGCGAGAAAGGCGCCGTCGGTCGCACCGCCGAGAAGGACGGCGGCGCCGCATCGTCCGGCGGCAGCGGTGGTGTTGTAAATTCGGAGATGTACGGCGGGATGACGTCGAGCGTGATGATGATGGGTCATCACTACCACCatcaacagcagcagcagcagcagcagcatcaGCATCAGCATCAGCATCAGCATCAAGGACACGCGTACGGCTCCGGGGCGTTTCATCAGATGGCTGTGGGAGGCGGGACGAGTGGACCCGGGAAGGGTGTTTCTGCTCATCCCGGTTCTGGAGGACCCGTCACAGGGAGGCAAAGGTAG